The following are encoded together in the Balaenoptera acutorostrata chromosome 9, mBalAcu1.1, whole genome shotgun sequence genome:
- the LOC130708818 gene encoding eukaryotic translation initiation factor 1-like — protein sequence MSAIQNLHSFDPFADASKGDDLLPAGTEDYIHIRIQQRNGRKSLTTVQGIADDYDKKKLVKAFKKKFACNGTVIEHPEYGEVIQLQGDQRKNICQFLVEIGLAKDDQLKVHRF from the coding sequence ATGTCCGCTATCCAGAACCTCCACTCTTTCGACCCCTTTGCTGATGCAAGTAAGGGTGACGATCTGCTTCCTGCTGGCACTGAGGATTATATCCATATAAGAATTCAACAGAGAAACGGCAGGAAGAGCCTTACTACTGTCCAAGGGATCGCTGATGATTACGATAAAAAGAAACTAGTGAAGGCATTTAAGAAGAAATTTGCCTGCAATGGTACTGTAATTGAGCATCCAGAATATGGAGAAGTAATTCAGCTACAGGGTGACCAGCGCAAGAACATATGCCAGTTCCTCGTAGAGATTGGACTGGCTAAGGACGATCAGCTGAAGGTTCATAGGTTTTAA